Part of the Clostridia bacterium genome, AATTGTAATTCAATAGTATCATAAATGGTAATTTTTCCATCAAATGAATCAATAACAGATTTTATTTCTGAAAAAAATTTTTTTCTTGTTTTTTCTTCAATGGCTATATGGTCTGAGTATGTTCCAAAATGATTAGACACAAAAAAAGCAGTATTTTATATAAAGGGTAGGCAGGTAGATTTGGACAAGCATCAAATCCACCTGCCCTTATTTTATCCACCCCATCCTAGCCCTCACCCTCATAGGGGAAGGAAAGGCTGGGCTCTGTGAGGGTCTCTGCAAGCGTCTCGCTCCAGACTGGCACGATAGTGGGGTCATCCTTTCAGACTTTCGCTCGTTAGCATCCCTTGGCCGGCAGGCATACCTCTGCGCTCACTGGGGTCATCCCCATATAGCACTGTTCGCTCCTATGAATGCCTGCTTGCTACGCTAGTTACTTTGCAAGTGTCTCTGGAGCAACTCTGCCAGTGTCTTCGCTAGTATCTCTGTAAGTGTCATGCATGTGCCTATGCAAGTGTCTCGCTCCAGACTGGCACGATGGTGGGGTCATCCTTTCAGACTTTCGCTCGTTAGCATCCCTTGGTCAGCAGGCATCCCTCTGCGATCACATGGGTCATCCCCATATGGTACTGTTCGCTCCTATGAATGCCTGCTTTCTCTGTAAGTATCTTTGTTAGTAACGCTGCCAGTACCTCTGCAAGGCCCCTTCCAAGTTGCATTGGTCAGACTCCCTTTGGTTCGTTATCCTGCCCTTGGCAACCTGCTAAAATATTAAGCGTCTCTGCAAGGCCTCTTCCAGGTCGCATCGGGCAAACTCCCTTCGGTTCGTTATCTTGCCCTGGGCAACCTGATATGCTTCTAAGCGTCTATGCTGGATCTAAATTCCTTGGTCATCCTATAAAGAAACCTGTGGATTTGTGGATAGCTCTCGTAACAAATTAGGGCAATAATGCCGAGCTAACCACAATCTCTCACAGGTTCGACTACTACGACTAAAGAATATATAAGTATTTCTTTGCAGCAATATAAAATAAAAGTATGTCTATTAAGCGTCTCCGTTAGTGCCTATGTCAGTGTCTCTGGAGAATCTCCTTGCCCCTGCTCTGCCCCGCAGAATAGTGGACAATGGGTTTTCTATTAAGCGTCTCTGGAGTTGCCTATGTAAGTGTCTTTGCTAGTAACTACGAGGACGAGCCGGGCACACGCGCCACCTTATTAGTAATCCTCTTGGGAGTGTCGCCCACTCGCTGTTGCAAGCCTCTATAAAGAAATTCTGGAAGGCTTGCCTTAGGTCATTCTATTAAGAAGCGCTCGTTTCCCTTTTTCTCCCCCTAATCCCCACCCCCAAACCCCCGGACCCTATCCCTCACTTTTGACTAAAAGGAATATTGAACATGGGGGGCCTGGGGAAGGGGAAGACAAACAAGTTTTAGTCCAAAGGCCTCTGCAGGTATGTCTCTGGAGTTACTTCCTTTGGCCTAAAACGTGTGCCCGGCTGGGAGAGTACCGCCTAAAGATATGTATACTACAAGTAGATCATACATAAACTTTGTGCCCAACCCCGACCCTTCCCGTAAACCAGGAAGGGAGTTGAGAATCGTGTTTATTGTGTTTCATCGTGTTTGCTCACGCTATTTTCTATTACCATAACCTGATTATCTTTCATTAGGATACGCTTTTTACAAACTTCACAATCGTAAGCTTGCTCACCAACAGGGAATATTGTATTTTCTTCGCAATAAGGGCAGGGTACATTATAGAATAGTTTTTTTCCTTTGAATCCGAGTATTACAAGAAAAATGCTCCCTATCAGTAATACAATAGTCATGATATTGCCAAATACACTATCAGCACCAGGAGTAAATATTTCACCTGTCCGCATATCATAAAAGGATTCTAATCCAAATTGTTCAGCAATATCATTGATTAAAAAAGCACTGATAAAAAGTCCGCTAACCATAAGGAGATAATTTTGTATGACGGCGCGTGTTTCAATCGTATATTTTGAATCAGATTCTTTTTCATATTGTTTCAATATTTGTGCCTTGCCACACTCTGGACAAATTTTCGCTGAATCATCTATATTAGCACTACAATTAACACATCTTATATACTTTTTATCCTTTGTTTCTAATTTATAATACCCTCCTTTTTCTTTATAACTGGTATATATATCACCCTTGGCGTTGCGGCTTTTTTAAGTAAAATAGGTTGATAATTAAATCAATATATTATACTTTTGGGAGCACTTGGATGATAAATCGCATATACTTTACATAATTTGTTTCCTATTGTTCCTTCAAAACAAGGTAGTATTTCACCCTTGTATTTTATTCCATCTATTTGATCATTAGGGTTTATGTTAAGTATGGCCTGAATCTTTTTGTAAATATCTATACTAGTAAAAATTACTCTTGGTCTAAGTTTCTCAATTAATTGCCATTGACCGCTATTCTTATTAAAATTTGATAACATATCTTTGTAATCATCACTTATATTCTTTTCGCCAAAGTTAGGATGGAGATTCATATATGCACAATATTTGAGTTCTTCTTCATTAATTTCGATTTGTTTTAAACATTTTTTTAATAAATTTGGATATTTTGTTGCAGCGATTTTATCCTTTTTATTTGTTAGTGAAGAGAGATAATTGCCTTCATTATATATCACTTTTTTTAACCAGAAAACATCAGCAGGCTCACCACCACTATTCGGTTCTTTAAGAAAAAATAATATACCATTAAATTTCTCTTCACTTAAAAATCCTTCAGTAGCCTCTCCTGTTGAATTTTTGTGAAACTCTAGTTGTGGATTAATTGTGTCATTTTTCAATTTTATCTACCTCCATGATAATTATTTTGCTTATTAAACCTTTATACTCGTTACATCAATCAAATTTTATCAAATCTTATCAATAATTACAAGACTTATAAAACCATTAAAACCTTTGAACTATTATTAGTGATTTGTACATATCTAAATATATATACAAATAGATATATACAAACACACGTTCCCGTGTTATAATCTCCTTAGAAACCCAAATACTCCAAAAGGAGGTGAACAAGATGGCCTTAGAAAGTAGAGCATATCCTAGCACCCTGCAGTTGGTGTATGACATGGGGACGGATGAGGATGGCAAAAAGATATCCCGAAGGCGTTCCTATACCAATGTCAAATCCGAAGCTGCTGACCAGGATCTATTCGACGTTGCATTAGCTATTGCTGGCTTGCAGACTAATGTTGTCAATCAGGTTCTCGTTAACGAAAAGACCGAACTCGTTAACATTTAACCTGGGCAACCAAGCCCTATTAAACGAAGGAAGGAGGAATTCGCTATGCAACATAAAGAATTTTATTCAGTCTATAGAGTTTACCTTACCCCCGGCAGAGTAACTGTCTATATTATAGATAATGTTCAAGATAAATATCAAAATAATATCATTAGGAGCATGCCACTAAATTACCGAGTGGATTTTGGTAACTCAGCAGTCGATTCTCAGATTGGATAAGTAATAGAAAAAAGAGTTTACAAAACAGTAAGAGGAAATTTGACCAACGACAAACCAGTTAATAAGAATTAAATTGTCTTAATATAATCCGCAATCAGTAAGCCTGAGAAGGAAGGTAACAAAGAAAAAGAATGTTAGTTATGTGTTAGTTACCGCCTAAATTTATCACCATTTTAGACGACTTCTAATAGAAAATTCATTGATAACAAAAACCGCTTAAGTCTTAGACTTAAGCGGTTTTAACTGGTCTGGGTGACAGGAATTGAACCTGCGACCTCTTGAACCCCATTCAAGCACGCTACCAAACTGCGCCACACCCAGATACATAAGCGAACATTAAATATATTACTATAA contains:
- a CDS encoding DUF1659 domain-containing protein, with amino-acid sequence MALESRAYPSTLQLVYDMGTDEDGKKISRRRSYTNVKSEAADQDLFDVALAIAGLQTNVVNQVLVNEKTELVNI